In the Candidatus Chlamydia sanziniae genome, TTCACGAATTTCCGCTTCTGTTTGCAGAGGAAATCCTCGAAGGATTTTTGGATCGTTAAGCCAACGTATCATATAGGCCGCATCACCGGGAAGAGTAAAGCGAATCTCTAATCCAGGAATTCCTGAGTCATTGTTATCTGCGGTCATGAGGATCCCCCAGAATCTTCCAAATACGCCTTAATAAAATCGTCTAGAAGTTCTCCATCTAGCATAGCCTGAACATTTCCTGTTTCATATCCTGTACGTACATCTTTAACAAGAGTATAAGGCTGAAATACATAATTGCGAATCTGTGACCCCCAAGCAATATCTTTTTTATCTTTTCTTTCCAGAGCACGCTTTTCCAAACGCTCTTGAAACTCATGTTGATACAATCTTGCTTGTAACATCTTCATACAACTTTCACGATTTTGGATTTGGCTACGTTCATTCTGACAAGAAACCACAATACCTGTGGGGATATGGGTAATTCTTACCGCAGATTCCGTAACGTTGACATGCTGTCCCCCTGCTCCTGACGAACGAAATGTATCTATGCGTAAATCATTCGGAAGGATCTCAATTTTTATTTGATCATGAACTTCTGGGAAAACATCGATGGAGGCAAAGCTCGTATGTCGCTTAGCATTACTATCAAAAGGAGAGATCCTGACGAGCCTATGTACGCCACGTTCGGCTTTCGCATATCCATAAGCAAACTCTCCCGAAAATTTCACAGTAATGTGTTTGATTCCTGTGACCTCACCCTCTAGACGATCGATAACTTCTACTTTCCATTGATGTTTCGCTGCCCAACGAGAGTACATACGAAAGAGCATCTCCACCCAATCACACGATTCGGTCCCCCCGGCTCCAGCGTTGATAGCTAAGAAACAGGAATTTTTATCTGCTTCACCGGATAGCAACCTTTGTGTTTCCCAAATAGCCAATTTGTTTTCACAAA is a window encoding:
- the prfB gene encoding peptide chain release factor 2 (programmed frameshift) — translated: MQENLDRRLEILVARLSLTGRSLFDLEKRKEELSTLEEQSLQEDFWHNVPNARKVTEKIATLKRQLSDYYELKNKIDAITFFLNDSAVCEDTGICNELEKEFIFCENKLAIWETQRLLSGEADKNSCFLAINAGAGGTESCDWVEMLFRMYSRWAAKHQWKVEVIDRLEGEVTGIKHITVKFSGEFAYGYAKAERGVHRLVRISPFDSNAKRHTSFASIDVFPEVHDQIKIEILPNDLRIDTFRSSGAGGQHVNVTESAVRITHIPTGIVVSCQNERSQIQNRESCMKMLQARLYQHEFQERLEKRALERKDKKDIAWGSQIRNYVFQPYTLVKDVRTGYETGNVQAMLDGELLDDFIKAYLEDSGGSS